In Kryptolebias marmoratus isolate JLee-2015 linkage group LG22, ASM164957v2, whole genome shotgun sequence, a single window of DNA contains:
- the hif1an gene encoding hypoxia-inducible factor 1-alpha inhibitor, whose translation MAAATVVEADAATSESGAAFSGVQGRGWEDSQLRRYSFPIKPIPRLSHTDPRAEMLINNEEPVVLTDTNLVYPALKWDIPYLLENIGNGDFSVYMSENHKFLYYDEKKMSNFENFVPKSRRMEMKFSEFVDKMHKTEEMGGEERVYLQQTLNDTVGKKIVVDFLGFNWNWINQQQARRNWGPLTSNLLLVGMEGNVTPAHYDEQQNFFAQIKGHKRCILFPPDQFECLYPYPVHHPCDRQSQVDFDNPDYGKFPNFKNVVGYEAVVGPGDVLYIPMYWWHHIESLLDGGVTITVNFWYKGAPTPKRIEYPLQAHQKVAIMRNIEKMLGEALGDAHEVGPLLKTMIKGRYDQDLS comes from the exons ATGGCAGCGGCCACCGTGGTGGAGGCTGACGCGGCGACAAGCGAAAGCGGCGCGGCTTTCTCCGGCGTCCAGGGCCGGGGCTGGGAGGACTCCCAGCTCCGGCGGTACTCCTTCCCCATCAAACCCATCCCCAGGCTGTCTCACACAGACCCCAGGGCGGAGATGCTCATCAACAACGAG GAACCGGTGGTTTTAACAGACACAAACCTTGTGTATCCAGCTCTCAAATGGGACATCCCGTACCTCCTGGAGAACATCGGGAATGGAGACTTCTCCGTGTACATGTCAGAGAACCACAAGTTCCTTTACTACGACGAGAAGAAAATGTCCAACTTTGAGAACTTTGTGCCCAAGTCTCGACGGATGGAGATGAAGTTCTCTGAATTCGTGGACAAAATGCATAAAACGGAGGAaatgggaggagaggagag AGTCTACTTGCAGCAGACACTGAATGACACGGTAGGTAAGAAGATCGTTGTTGACTTTCTCGGTTTTAACTGGAACTGGATCAATCAGCAGCAAGCCAGGAGGAACTGGGGCCCGCTGACGTCTAACCTGCTGCTTGTCGGCATGGAGG GCAATGTGACCCCAGCACATTACGATGAGCAGCAGAACTTTTTTGCACAGATCAAAGGTCATAAGAGGTGCATCCTTTTCCCCCCAGACCAGTTTGAGTGTCTCTATCCGTACCCTGTCCATCACCCCTGCGACCGACAGAGCCAG GTTGATTTTGATAACCCCGACTATGGGAAGTTCCcgaattttaaaaatgttgttggtTATGAAGCTGTTGTGGGACCTGGAGATGTTCTGTACATCCCTATGTATTG GTGGCATCACATTGAATCTTTACTGGACGGAGGAGTGACCATCACAGTAAACTTCTGGTACAAA GGAGCCCCCACGCCTAAGCGGATAGAATACCCACTGCAAGCTCACCAAAAGGTTGCCATCATGAGGAATATTGAGAAGATGTTGGGAGAAGCACTTGGAGACGCACATGAG GTTGGACCTTTACTAAAAACAATGATCAAAGGGAGATATGATCAGGATCTCAGCTAG
- the cuedc2 gene encoding CUE domain-containing protein 2, with the protein MDLHKIIHSALHEFIQAYIPDADLSTLDDVLLSYITGVLEDLGSQQSVEENFDVEVFAEMLEAYIPGFAEIESVKVCEMMFSLASKLATARTSAYEENTVTKARGEEISLKLTSLPSRPPAGQEPQCLKTEGATAKLSECEWESQEQHLLEMFPKCSLSEARSALSIAKGDMEEAVRLIIEGDVQLSPSPLSVNHGKGISSLADQKLKESILEKYMLVDSEEDNKTHRPVVPKDAPKKLVRYHGNQVVTTKGERYQLVKTNESEDMKKTYVNLKPARKYRFH; encoded by the exons ATGGACCTCCATAAGATCATCCACAGTGCTCTGCACGAATTTATCCAGGCCTATATTCCTGATGCAGATCTCAG CACACTGGATGATGTTCTTCTGTCCTACATCACTGGAGTTCTGGAGGACCTGGGTTCCCAGCAGAGTGTTGAGGAGAACTTTGATGTGGAGGTCTTTGCCGAAATGCTGGAAGCTTACATACCTGGGTTTGCAGAAATTGAAAG tgtcAAAGTTTGTGAAATGATGTTCAGTCTGGCTTCAAAACTAGCCACTGCTCGGACTTCAG ctTATGAAGAAAACACTGTTACTAAGGCAAGAGGAGAGgagatttcattgaaactcaCCAGCCTGCCCAGTCGACCTCCAGCGGGACAAGAACCTCAGTGCCTTAAAACGGAGGGTGCCACAGCAAAG CTGTCAGAGTGTGAGTGGGAGTCCCAGGAACAGCACCTGCTGGAGATGTTTCCAAAGTGTAGCCTGTCGGAGGCTCGCAGTGCTTTGTCTATTGCCAAAGGAGACATGGAGGAAGCGGTGCGCCTTATCATCGAGGGTGATGTGCAGCTCAGCCCCAGTCCTCTGAGC GTAAATCATGGAAAGGGTATTTCTTCGCTGGCAGACCAGAAACTTAAAGAGAGCATACTCGAGAA GTACATGCTAGTGGACAGCGAGGAGGATAACAAAACACATCGGCCCGTTGTCCCCAAAGAT GCCCCAAAGAAGCTTGTTcgttaccatggcaaccaggtAGTAACCACTAAAGGGGAGCGATATCAGCTCGTGAAGACAAACGAGTCTGAGGACATGAAGAAGACGTATGTCAACCTGAAACCAGCTCGGAAGTACAGGTTCCATTGA